Proteins encoded in a region of the Ptychodera flava strain L36383 chromosome 4, AS_Pfla_20210202, whole genome shotgun sequence genome:
- the LOC139132120 gene encoding tripartite motif-containing protein 2-like encodes MAAKELQSQEDIDENFLLCGICSERYKNAKILLCLHSFCEQCLVQLADNNGSITCPVCRRSQELPSDGVAGISDNVFLKDIVEMYTKQESDTKAMCEACEEGEATKHCIDCSFDVCNTCAKAHAKIRSTQSHRLVTLDEYFTAKADDPSAIQPAVYCEIHPDHRLEFYCCTCDQVICSKCAALDHLKPAHQYMPVEDASKDFTGHMSSVLDKVKMKEFEIQDSKTSISKILESLDRCYQKEEQNVNEHIHRTIEDVTRLIQENGKDLLAELKGQYERRKTELTAQLKGLDISEDDFTGAREYVEKLVNYGNALQLMSVKTRISDQTETLLRVKTRVDPVADDYMAFQAFDDFCRDKRIGTIRFQKPVSEQTAVFQSAKGAIYVSPVETRHATQNLKLIAQAKYLPSLKASNRSTLTMDAAEDTSGNEHQCVSCSNSRSYDDQRARTVSLRKKTGHWSEYRNATSRQQCVRRFGEPGSAKGQLSSISGIAVMRNGNALVCEYSNKRLQSFTVGGKHSKLFQFSNVDNFCPWDATVSSNGRIFCTDDGSKKVFVIDEKGRLINRSGEGKILSPYGIAISPDSGVLYVVDHTAHCVHIYDQDGNHIQSFGNLSSEAGQLSYPTFVCVDNYGNVYVSDSSNDRVCVFDGDGTFLYTFGSYDCGRSQLRDPLGVAVDNHSRVYVAEYNNNILLQFTRQGNFLSRIDDPTVGLKYPTGVCVTNDDLLMVSDCGNSCVRVFAL; translated from the coding sequence ATGGCCGCCAAAGAGTTGCAATCACAAGAGGATATTGACGAGAATTTCCTCCTATGTGGAATCTGTTCAGAGCGCTACAAGAATGCCAAAATTCTACTTTGCCTACACAGCTTCTGTGAGCAGTGTCTGGTTCAGCTGGCTGATAATAATGGCAGTATAACCTGTCCTGTGTGTCGTCGATCACAGGAACTACCCAGCGATGGCGTAGCAGGAATTTCAGACAATGTCTTTTTGAAAGATATCGTCGAGATGTACACAAAGCAGGAGAGTGATACGAAGGCAATGTGTGAAGCCTGTGAAGAAGGGGAGGCGACCAAGCACTGCATTGATTGCTCCTTTGATGTTTGCAATACCTGTGCAAAGGCTCACGCCAAAATTCGATCAACCCAGTCGCATCGCCTCGTTACCCTCGACGAATATTTCACAGCCAAAGCAGATGACCCATCCGCCATTCAACCAGCCGTTTACTGCGAAATACACCCCGACCACAGACTTGAATTCTACTGCTGTACCTGCGATCAGGTAATTTGCTCTAAATGCGCTGCTTTGGACCATTTGAAACCAGCGCACCAGTACATGCCTGTAGAAGATGCTTCGAAGGACTTTACTGGCCATATGTCCAGTGTACTtgacaaagtgaaaatgaaagaatttgaGATACAAGACAGTAAAACGTCTATTAGTAAGATATTAGAGTCTCTGGACCGTTGCTATCAGAAAGAGGAGCAGAACGTGAACGAGCATATTCACCGTACCATTGAAGATGTGACCCGTCTAATACAGGAAAATGGGAAGGACCTTCTGGCGGAGTTGAAAGGTCAATACGAGAGAAGGAAAACTGAATTAACAGCACAACTTAAAGGACTTGACATTTCTGAAGACGACTTCACAGGTGCCCGTGAGTATGTTGAGAAGTTGGTGAATTATGGGAACGCTTTGCAGTTGATGTCCGTGAAGACACGCATATCTGATCAAACGGAGACTCTTCTGAGAGTGAAAACGCGGGTAGATCCTGTGGCAGACGACTACATGGCCTTTCAAGCTTTCGATGACTTCTGTAGAGATAAGAGAATAGGGACGATAAGATTTCAAAAACCTGTTTCTGAGCAGACAGCTGTTTTCCAGTCAGCAAAAGGTGCCATATATGTAAGTCCCGTGGAAACACGACACGCGACACAGAATTTAAAGCTGATTGCGCAAGCCAAATACTTACCAAGCCTCAAAGCATCCAATCGTAGCACATTGACAATGGATGCTGCAGAAGACACAAGCGGCAATGAACATCAGTGTGTAAGCTGCTCTAACTCCCGTTCGTACGATGATCAACGTGCACGGACGGTTTCTTTACGCAAGAAAACAGGTCATTGGTCAGAATATCGGAACGCAACTTCACGACAACAATGCGTACGCAGGTTTGGTGAGCCGGGTTCCGCGAAAGGTCAATTAAGCAGCATCTCGGGGATAGCAGTGATGAGGAATGGCAATGCGTTGGTTTGTGAATACAGCAACAAAAGATTACAATCATTCACCGTTGGCGGAAAGCATAGTAAGCTATTTCAGTTTTCGAATGTCGATAATTTTTGTCCCTGGGATGCGACCGTGTCATCCAACGGTAGAATCTTCTGTACAGATGACGGGAGTAAGAAGGTATTTGTCATCGATGAGAAAGGCAGGCTCATCAATCGTTCTGGCGAAGGGAAAATTCTCAGCCCGTACGGAATAGCCATAAGTCCTGACAGTGGAGTGTTGTATGTTGTGGATCATACAGCTCACTGTGTTCACATTTATGACCAAGATGGGAACCACATCCAGTCGTTTGGCAATCTGTCAAGTGAGGCAGGCCAGCTGAGTTATCCTACATTCGTCTGCGTCGACAACTACGGCAACGTGTACGTGTCAGACAGTAGTAACGATCGCGTCTGTGTCTTCGATGGTGATGGTACCTTTCTTTACACATTCGGTTCTTACGATTGCGGAAGAAGTCAGCTTCGTGATCCCCTGGGCGTGGCTGTGGACAATCACAGTCGCGTATACGTAGCGGAATATAACAACAACATATTGCTGCAGTTCACACGCCAGGGAAATTTCCTCAGTCGTATCGATGATCCAACAGTCGGTCTGAAATATCCTACCGGCGTCTGTGTCACCAATGATGACTTACTCATGGTGTCCGATTGTGGCAATAGCTGTGTCAGAGTTTTTGCTCTGTAA
- the LOC139131045 gene encoding E3 ubiquitin-protein ligase TRIM56-like, protein MAGTGKQSPSPDEIDDNFLLCGICSERYRNAKLLLCLHSFCKPCLDKLSEKSGAITCPVCRRSHDLPGDGVAGIPNNDFLNDLVKRRSEQEQQKCDDLKKCGACEEGEVSNHCLDCSFDICDNCTKAHAKIRSTQSHRLVALDEYAALTAKCGDPCSFQTTVYCVTHPDHRIEFYCSTCDQVICSKCAALDHLKPVHQYMFIKDASQDFTGHLSVVIDKVKVKDVEIQDSKVAIQGTLESLDRCYQREDENVQGHIRDTIEKITRLVEESGNKVQAELKSECEKRKTNLRAQLKELDIAEDDLTGAREFLETLANHGNSLQLMSVKKRVFDQTETLLQTETRVDPAADDFMAFQACDDFCRDEKIGTMMFRKQECNQVDVAPLTEDATPADIPADNVKYEENEKTLLITQRHNA, encoded by the coding sequence ATGGCTGGCACTGGCAAACAGTCACCGTCACCTGATGAAATCGACGATAATTTCCTCCTCTGTGGAATCTGTTCTGAACGTTACAGAAACGCGAAACTCCTACTTTGTCTGCACAGTTTCTGTAAGCCGTGTCTGGACAAGCTGTCCGAGAAAAGCGGCGCTATAACCTGTCCCGTATGTCGCCGATCGCACGACCTCCCTGGTGACGGTGTAGCAGGCATTCCAAACAATGATTTCTTGAACGACTTGGTCAAACGGCGTTCAGAACAGGAACAACAGAAGTGCgacgatttgaagaaatgtgGAGCTTGTGAAGAAGGCGAGGTGAGCAATCACTGCCTCGACTGCTCCTTTGACATTTGTGATAACTGCACAAAGGCTCACGCCAAAATCCGATCAACGCAGTCGCACCGTCTTGTAGCTCTTGACGAATACGCCGCACTCACAGCGAAATGCGGCGACCCGTGCTCCTTTCAAACGACCGTTTACTGCGTCACACACCCCGACCACCGGATTGAATTCTACTGCAGTACCTGTGATCAGGTAATTTGCTCTAAATGCGCGGCGTTAGATCATTTGAAACCGGTACACCAGTACATGTTTATAAAGGATGCTTCGCAGGACTTCACTGGGCATCTATCTGTTGTAATTgacaaagtgaaagtaaaaGACGTGGAAATACAAGACAGCAAAGTCGCAATTCAGGGGACATTAGAGTCTCTTGATCGTTGCTATCAGAGAGAGGACGAAAATGTGCAGGGGCACATCCGCGATACGATCGAAAAAATAACCCGGTTGGTGGAAGAAAGTGGAAACAAGGTCCAGGCTGAGTTGAAATCAGAATGCGAGAAACGGAAAACCAACTTAAGAGCACAACTCAAGGAGCTAGATATCGCTGAAGATGACCTCACTGGTGCACGTGAATTCTTGGAGACTCTGGCGAATCATGGGAATAGTCTGCAGTTGATGTCGGTGAAGAAGCGAGTATTCGACCAGACGGAAACACTTCTGCAAACGGAAACGCGGGTAGATCCGGCGGCAGATGATTTCATGGCGTTTCAAGCTTGCGATGACTTTTGTAGAGATGAGAAAATAGGGACGATGATGTTTCGAAAACAGGAGTGTAATCAAGTAGACGTCGCCCCGCTCACGGAGGATGCAACACCAGCGGACATTCCTGCAGATAACGTGAAATATGAAGAAAACGAAAAGACATTACTTATAACACAGAGACACAATGCGTAG
- the LOC139132119 gene encoding tripartite motif-containing protein 2-like: protein MAMMKNGDALVCEYGNNRLQTFTVYGQHRRLFRNTGRFCLKDATVSADGNIFCTEDGSKQVFVCDEKGKYIRRFGKGKILSPCGIAISPDSGILYIVDRRAHCVHVYDQDGNRLKLFGSHGRQAGQLNHPTFVCIDSSGNVYVSDSNNHRINVYDSDGNFLYTFGSHGSGRDQLDNPQGVAVDKNGRVYVADNNNNRLLQFTGDGTFISRVDDPQGGLKSPTGVCVTDDDLLMVSDCDNSCVRVFALNQ from the coding sequence ATGGCCATGATGAAGAACGGGGATGCGTTGGTCTGTGAATATGGCAACAACAGATTACAAACATTTACAGTATATGGACAGCATAGGAGGCTGTTTCGGAATACCGGTAGGTTTTGTCTAAAGGACGCCACCGTATCGGCCGATGGTAATATATTTTGTACCGAGGATGGAAGTAAGCAGGTATTTGTCTGCGATGAGAAGGGGAAATACATCCGACGTTTTGGCAAAGGCAAAATTCTCAGCCCGTGTGGAATAGCCATCAGTCCCGACAGCGGGATATTGTATATTGTTGATCGCAGAGCTCACTGTGTTCACGTGTACGACCAAGATGGGAACCGCCTGAAGTTGTTCGGCAGTCACGGACGCCAAGCGGGCCAACTGAACCACCCTACGTTCGTCTGCATCGATAGCAGTGGTAATGTCTACGTATCGGACAGCAATAACCATCGAATCAATGTCTACGACAGTGACGGCAACTTCCTATACACCTTCGGATCCCATGGAAGCGGAAGAGATCAGCTTGACAACCCACAGGGAGTGGCAGTGGACAAGAACGGTCGCGTGTATGTAgcagacaacaacaacaacagactGTTACAATTCACGGGCGACGGGACGTTCATCTCTCGGGTCGATGATCCACAAGGTGGGCTGAAATCTCCTACAGGTGTCTGCGTCACCGATGACGATTTACTCATGGTGTCCGATTGTGATAATAGCTGTGTCAGGGTGTTCGCTCTTAATCAGTGA